A region of Canis lupus familiaris isolate Mischka breed German Shepherd chromosome 38, alternate assembly UU_Cfam_GSD_1.0, whole genome shotgun sequence DNA encodes the following proteins:
- the LOC111094591 gene encoding uncharacterized protein LOC111094591 codes for MNWTNCKFQNSRASSNAFLDDPTPLPCSENFTTLKPETKPDELSSLGTAATAISGSVGVVALILLLVGLLSMTLKKWRHERLFKKQLRHQTNFLHRTSELSCHADAIYSNVINLASWKEDDFAVYANVPPFNRPRKTSPDRVEYASIVFH; via the exons ATGAATTGGACCAACTGTAAGTTCCAGAACTCCAGAGCCAGTAGCAATGCTTTCCTGGATGACCCCACACCACTGCCCTGCTCTG AGAATTTCACTACCCTGAAGCCAGAGACTAAACCTGATGAACTCAGCAG CTTAGGCACAGCAGCTACAGCCATTTCTGGCTCTGTTGGTGTTGTGGCTCTCATCTTGCTCCTGGTGGGTCTCTTGTCCATGACCCTGAAGAAATGGAGACATGAGA gaCTATTTAAGAAACAATTGAGGCACCAGACCAACTTTCTCCATAGAACTTCG GAGCTTTCCTGCCATGCTGATGCCATATATTCGAATGTGATCAACCTGGCTTCCTGGAAAGAGGATGACTTCGCTGTCTATGCCAACGTGCCCCCTTTCAATCGCCCTAGGAAGACATCACCAGACCGAGTGGAATATGCCTCCATTGTATTCCACTGA